From Glycine soja cultivar W05 chromosome 4, ASM419377v2, whole genome shotgun sequence, the proteins below share one genomic window:
- the LOC114409778 gene encoding transcription factor MYB1R1-like yields the protein MLLSSSCSAAGSAVSGEIMLFGVRVVVDSMRKSVSMNNLSQYELPRDAANAKDDVAAGYASADDAAPINSGKNRDRKRGIPWTEEEHKLFLVGLQKVGKGDWRGISRNYVKTRTPTQVASHAQKYFLRRTNLNRRRRRSSLFDITTDSVSTTPVEEGQIQHQDNVSLFRPVYPVTPEGSYMNGFPMMSMYPKDVGSRVMSVQAGNPMETLTLEQGNVEQNDPSTKLVCTIPIVPDHSGSTVSDITASLSSIDPPTLSLGLSLSSSQRQTSSTHSALHALPCFNNQDSIISVA from the exons ATGCTTCTATCCTCCTCCTGCTCCGCCGCCGGCTCCGCCGTCTCCGGCGAGATCATGCTGTTCGGCGTGAGAGTCGTAGTGGACTCCATGAGGAAGAGCGTGAGTATGAACAACCTCTCGCAGTACGAGCTCCCTCGCGACGCCGCCAACGCCAAAGACGACGTCGCTGCCGGCTACGCCTCCGCTGACGATGCCGCTCCGATAAACTCCGGCAAGAACCGCGACCGCAAGCGAG GGATTCCATGGACGGAGGAAGAGCACAAGCTATTCTTGGTGGGGTTGCAGAAAGTggggaaaggtgattggagaggGATCTCAAGGAACTATGTCAAAACGAGGACGCCAACACAGGTTGCTAGCCATGCTCAGAAGTACTTTCTCCGCCGCACCAACCTCAATCGCCGGCGCCGGAGATCCAGCCTCTTTGACATCACCACCGACTCG GTCTCTACAACCCCTGTGGAGGAAGGACAGATCCAGCATCAAGATAATGTGTCTCTCTTTCGTCCCGTTTACCCTGTAACCCCTGAAGGAAGCTACATGAATGGTTTTCCAATGATGTCCATGTATCCAAAGGATGTTGGTTCTCGAGTCATGTCAGTTCAAGCTGGGAATCCAATGGAAACACTCACTTTAGAACAAGGAAATGTGGAACAGAATGATCCAAGTACTAAGCTTGTTTGTACAATCCCTATTGTTCCAGATCATAGTGGCTCCACAGTGTCTGATATCACTGCAAGTTTGAGTTCCATTGATCCACCAACACTGTCTCTCGGGTTATCTTTGTCATCTAGTCAAAGACAAACATCATCAACACATTCTGCTTTACATGCACTGCCATGCTTCAACAATCAAGATAGCATCATAAGTGTTGCTTAA